A stretch of DNA from Paenibacillus albus:
TTCGGATGATTGAACAGCATTTTCACAGTGCTTGGCACGAGCTTCCTAAATGGCTTCGGGTATATGACGTATCTTACACAGCATTCAATGGCAATAACGCCAACCGGTCATGGGATATTCAGGTGAATAGGGATGCAGATAATTGGTTCATCAAGGGGATGTCAGCAGGAACCGTGTTCTGCGTTGATTTTGGCACGACTGCACTTGACGGCAGGTTCATTACGCTGCTCCGCTCCAATGTAGCTGAGACGCCGAGACTTCACGGCGAGTACAGCCCCGCTCAGAACGACAGTGTATGGGTAAGCAGCGAGCCAATTAAGCAGCCGGACTGGGCTGAATCGTTCACCGGATACTCCATTGCAGAATAAACAGACGGAAAGGAAGTTTTCTGTGGAAAAAGGTTATCTCTCCATCGTGCTTCACGCGCATCTGCCTTATGTGCACCATCCTGAAAGTGAACGCTATATCGAGGAACGCTGGCTTTTTGAGGCCATAACCGAAACATATATTCCGCTTCTGGACATGATGGAGGGGCTCGCTGCGGATCAAGTGGGGTTCCAGCTTACGATGTCTCTGACACCAACGCTGCTCTCCATGCTCGCAAGTCCGCTGCTGCAGGAGCGGTATGTTAAACATATGGATCAGCTCATCGAACTTGCGGTTAAAGAGATTGCTAGAGTACAAGAAGATGAAGCGCTGCTGCCAGTGGTCATGATGTATGCGGAGAAGTTCCGCCATACGCGTCGTCGCTTTGTAGAGGATTACGACTGCTGCATTATCGAGGGCTTCAAAGCGATGTCGGATCAAGGCTTCTTGGAGATCATCACCTCATCTGCTACTCATGCTTTCTTGCCATATATCCGCACGGAGCAAGCTTTGCGAGCACAGATCGAGAATGCCGTGAAGGTGCATTATGTCCACTTCGGAAAAGCGCCGCGCGGCATTTGGCTGCCGGAATGCGGGTATCGGGAGGAGCTTGATCATGTGCTTCGGGAATTCGGCATTCAGTACTTCATGACGGATAGCCATGTGTTCCAGCACGCCAATCCATCGCCGGCTCAAGGCGTATACGCTCCGATCGTTACTCCTGGGGGCATCGCCGCATTCGCGAGGGATGAAGAAACATCGAAGCAAGTATGGAGCGCGCAGGAAGGTTATCCAGGTGACTACGATTACCGGGAATATTACCGTGATATTGGCTATGAGCTTGATATGGAATATTTGAATCCGCATCTCCCAGTAGAAGGTTTGAGATTGAATACCGGAATGAAATACTGCCGCATCACGGGCAAGCAGTCCGAGAAGCAGGTTTACAACTTAGAGTGGGCACGCCAAAGAGCTGAGCAGCATGCAGGCAACTTCATGTTCAACCGGGAGAAACAAACGCAGCATCTGGCTGGCAACATGCACCGCAAACCGATTATCGTC
This window harbors:
- a CDS encoding DUF4912 domain-containing protein, yielding MEEIIRLKQEGLSQREIAARLGISSSKVRYHLVKHGLLPQSGRSSGRKDENAEVPEVDFAYLPQTAGLNQDRLVLLPRDPETLYVYWMLTERRIRMIEQHFHSAWHELPKWLRVYDVSYTAFNGNNANRSWDIQVNRDADNWFIKGMSAGTVFCVDFGTTALDGRFITLLRSNVAETPRLHGEYSPAQNDSVWVSSEPIKQPDWAESFTGYSIAE